A DNA window from Vigna angularis cultivar LongXiaoDou No.4 chromosome 1, ASM1680809v1, whole genome shotgun sequence contains the following coding sequences:
- the LOC108333240 gene encoding uncharacterized protein LOC108333240, with translation MDLGWHMGCKGKGEMERSLQRRRDATNEVCEVKKPFISLIFAAYIFPPSFLPLIFSLPRSCRLYFPSDLLRLLQNRAISSSSLSQLCNQPTEKANHHISNLTSTSLNPISNPNTQPSNLPFDPSSLRYGFSKEVVECPAYWPSKVLVCGFWFLPIEWQFTCKKCRDISVHYSSAHQYAKDDLCGSHLELQNFIKTASIFIGLSSIGSMGFLKDPYAFICIFQTVLSSTNYRFILFTAGYEPLESIVRSISTTEASFELKNCSDDCVPLCNGRLLCFFGSRVDNFNT, from the exons ATGGATTTGGGGTGGCACATGGGTTGTAAAGGTAAGGGGGAGATGGAGAGGTCATTGCAACGGAGAAGAGACGCCACAAATGAGGTTTG TGAGGTGAAAAAACCTTTTATTTCCCTAATTTTTGCCGCTTATATTTTCCCTCCCTCCTTTTTGCCGCTTATATTTTCCCTCCCTCGTTCTTGCCGCTTATATTTTCCATCCGACCTTCTCCGTCTTCTCCAAAACAGAGctatttcatcttcttctctttcacAACTCTGTAACCAACCGACCGAGAAGGCCAACCATCACATCTCTAACCTCACCAGCACC TCTCTCAATCCTATCTCTAACCCTAACACCCAACCTTCCAATCTTCCTTTTGATCCTTCATCTCTCAG GTATGGATTTAGTAAAGAAGTGGTTGAATGTCCTG CATATTGGCCTTCAAAAGTTCTGGTTTGTGGGTTCTGGTTCCTCCCTATTGAATGGCAGTTTACGTGTAAGAAATGCAGAGATATTTCCGTACATTATTCATCAGCTCATCAATATGCTAAAGATGACTTGTGTGGCAGTCATTTAGAATTGCAAAACTTTATAAAGACTGCATCAATTTTTATTGGACTCAGTTCTATTGGAAG CATGGGTTTCTTAAAAGACCCATATGCATTCATATGCATTTTTCAGACTGTCCTGAGTTCCACAAATTACAGATTTATTCTATTTACAGCAGGATATGAACCCTTAGAGTCAATTGTTCGTAGCATTTCTACCACCGAAGCATCATTTGAGCTGAAAAATTGCAGCGACGATTGTGTTCCTCTTTGTAATGGGCGACTCTTGTGTTTTTTTGG